The Seriola aureovittata isolate HTS-2021-v1 ecotype China chromosome 12, ASM2101889v1, whole genome shotgun sequence genome window below encodes:
- the LOC130179487 gene encoding tripartite motif-containing protein 16-like: MAQKGDQLDRETFSCSICLDLLKDPVAIPCGHSYCMNCIKSFWDEEDEKKIHSCPQCRQTFTPRPVLVKNTMLAALVEKLKKTGLQAAAADHCYAGPEDVACDVCTGRKLKAVKSCLVCLASYCENHLQPHYEAAPLKKHKLVEPSEKLQGNICSRHDEVMKMFCRTDQQCICYLCSVDEHKGHDTVSAAAERTERQRELQLSRQQIQQRIQDREKDVKLLRQEVEAINGSADEAVGDSEKIFTELIRLMEKRRSDVKQQIRSQQETEAGRVKELQEKLEQEIAELKRKDAELKQLSHTEDHSHFLHNYPSLSRLSDSTDSSSINIFPLRYFEDVTAAVSQLREKLQDVLTETWTNISLTVSEVDVLLSQPEPKTRADFLKYSQEITLDPNTAFTRLLLSEGNRKVKFTFKQQSYPRHPDRFTTYCQVLSRESLTGRCYWEVEWREGVRVAVSYKNISRAGEESLFGNNYKSWALYCDQNTFSFRFNNIKTPVSGLQSSRVGVYLDHTAGVLSFYSVSETMTLLHRVQTTFTQPLYAGLMLYWVDGTTAELCKVK, encoded by the coding sequence ATGGCGCAGAAAGGAGATCAGCTGGACCGGGAGACCTTCTCTTGTTCCATCTGTCTGGATCTACTGAAGGATCCAGTGGCTATTCCCTGTGGACACAGCTACTGCATGAACTGTATTAAAAGCTTctgggatgaagaggatgagaagaaaaTCCACAGCTGCCCTCAGTGTAGGCAGACCTTCACACCGAGGCCTGTCCTGGTGAAAAACACCATGTTAGCAGCTTTAgtggagaagctgaagaagactggactccaagctgctgctgctgatcactGCTATGCTGGACCTGAAGATGTGGCCTGTGATGTCTGCACTGGGAGGAAACTGAAAGCTGTTAAATCCTGTCTGGTTTGTCTGGCCTCTTACTGTGAGAATCACCTGCAGCCTCATTATGAAGCAGCTccattaaagaaacacaagctggtgGAGCCCTCCGAGAAGCTCCAGGGGAACATCTGCTCTCGTCAcgatgaggtgatgaagatgttctgccgcactgatcagcagtgtatctgttatctctgctctgtggatgAACATAAAGGCCACgacacagtctcagctgcagcagaaaggactgagaggcagagagagctccagctgagtcgacaacaaatccagcagagaatccaggacagagagaaagatgtgaagcTGCTTCGACAGGAGGTGGAGGCTATCAACGGCTCTGCTGATGAAGCAGTGGGGGACAGTGAGAAGATCTTCACTGAGCTGATCCGTCTCATGGAGAAAAGACGCtctgatgtgaagcagcagatcagatcccAGCAGGAAACTGAAGCCGGTCGAGTCAAAGAGCttcaggagaagctggagcaggagatcgctgagctgaagaggaaagacgctgagctgaagcagctctcacacacagaggatcacaGCCACTTTCTACACAACTACCCCTCACTGTCACGACTCAGTGACTCTACAGACTCATCCAGTATCAATATCTTTCCTCTGAGATACTTTGAGGacgtgacagcagctgtgtcacagctcagagagaaacTACAGGACGTTCTGACAGAGACATGGACAAACATCTCACTGACAGTGTCTGAAGTGGATGTTTTACTGTCACAACCAGAGCCCAAAACCAGAGCTGActtcttaaaatattcacaggaaATCACACTGGATCCAAACACAGCTTTCACACGTCTGTTATTATCTGAGGGAAACCGAAAAGTTAAATTTACATTCAAACAACAGTCTTATCCTCGTCATCCAGACAGATTCACAACATATTGTCAGGTCCTGAGTAGAGAGAGTCTGACTGGACGttgttactgggaggtggagtggagaGAAGGAGTTCGTGTAGCAGTCTCATACAAGAATATCAGCAGAGCAGGGGAGGAAAGTTTATTTGGAAACAATTACAAATCGTGGGCATTATATTGTGatcaaaacactttttcattTAGGTTCAACAACATCAAAACTCCAGTCTCAGGTCTTCAGTCCTCCAGAGTAGGAGTGTACCTGGATCACACAGCAGGtgttctgtccttctacagcgtctctgaaaccatgactctcctccacagagtccagaccacattcactcagcctctctatGCTGGACTCATGCTTTACTGGGTTGATGGAACCACAGCAGAGTTGTGTAAAGTGAAATAG
- the LOC130179407 gene encoding tripartite motif-containing protein 16-like: protein MAQKGDQLDRETFSCSICLDLLKDPVAIPCGHSYCMNCIKSFWDEEDEKRIHSCPQCRQTFTPRPVLVKNTMLAALVEQLKKTGLQSAAADHCYAGPEDVACDVCTGRKLKAVKSCLVCLASYCENHLQPHYEAAPLKKHKLVEPSEKLQENICSRHDEVMKMFCRTDQQCICYLCSVEEHKGHDTVSAAAERTERQRELQLSRQQIQQRIQDREKDMKLLRQEVEAIDGSADEAVEDSEKTFTELIRLMEKRRSDVKQQIRSQQETEAGRVKELQEKLQQEIAELKRKDAELKQLSHTEDHSHFLRNYPSLSRLSDSTDSSSINIFPQRYFEDVTAAVSQLREKLQDVLTETWTNISLTVTEVDVLLSQPEPKTRADFLKYSQEITLDPNTAFTRLLLSEGNRKVKFTFKQQSYPRHPDRFTTYCQVLSRESLTGRCYWEVERRGGVCVSVSYKNISRAGEESLFGNNSKSWALYCDQNTFSFRFNNIKTPVSGPRPSRVGVYLDHTAGVLSFYSVSETMTLLHRVQTTFTQPLYAGLCLYWVDGTTAELCKVK from the coding sequence ATGGCGCAGAAAGGAGATCAGCTGGACCGGGAGACTTTCTCTTGTTCCATCTGTCTGGATCTACTGAAGGATCCAGTGGCTATTCCCTGTGGACACAGCTACTGCATGAACTGTATTAAAAGCTTTtgggatgaagaggatgagaagaGAATCCACAGCTGCCCTCAGTGTAGGCAGACCTTCACACCGAGGCCTGTCCTGGTGAAAAACACCATGTTAGCAGCTTTagtggagcagctgaagaagactggactccaatctgctgctgctgatcactGCTATGCTGGACCTGAAGACGTGGCCTGTGATGTCTGCACTGGGAGGAAACTGAAAGCTGTAAAATCCTGTCTGGTTTGTCTGGCCTCTTACTGTGAGAATCACCTGCAGCCTCATTATGAAGCAGCTccattaaagaaacacaagctggtgGAGCCCTCCGAGAAGCTCCAGGAGAACATCTGCTCTCGTCAcgatgaggtgatgaagatgttctgcCGCACCGATCAGCAGTGTatctgttatctctgctctgtggaggAACATAAAGGCCACgacacagtctcagctgcagcagaaaggactgagaggcagagagagctccAGCTGAGTCGGCAACAGATCCAGCAGAGAatccaggacagagagaaagatatgAAGCTGCTTCGACAGGAGGTGGAGGCTATCGACGGCTCTGCTGATGAAGCGGTGGAGGACAGTGAGAAGACCTTCACCGAGCTGATCCGTCTCATGGAGAAAAGACGCtctgatgtgaagcagcagatcagatcccAGCAGGAAACTGAAGCCGGTCGAGTCAAAGAGcttcaggagaagctgcagcaggagatcgctgagctgaagaggaaagacgctgagctgaagcagctctcacacacagaggatcacaGCCACTTTCTACGCAACTACCCCTCACTGTCACGACTCAGTGACTCTACAGACTCGTCCAGTATCAATATCTTTCCTCAAAGATACTTTGAGGacgtgacagcagctgtgtcacagctcagagagaaacTACAGGACGTTCTGACAGAGACATGGACAAACATctcactgacagtgactgaAGTGGATGTTTTACTGTCACAACCAGAGCCCAAGACCAGAGCTGActtcttaaaatattcacaggaaATCACACTGGATCCGAACACAGCTTTCACACGTCTGTTATTAtctgagggaaacagaaaagttAAATTTACATTCAAACAACAGTCTTATCCTCGTCATCCAGACAGATTCACAACATATTGTCAGGTCCTTAGTAGAGAGAGTCTGACTGGACGttgttactgggaggtggagaggagaggaggagtttGTGTATCAGTCTCATACAAGAATATCAGCAGAGCAGGGGAGGAAAGTTTATTTGGAAACAATTCCAAATCGTGGGCATTATATTGTGatcaaaacactttttcattTAGGTTCAACAACATCAAAACTCCAGTCTCAGGTCCTCGGCCCTCCAGAGTAGGAGTGTACCTGGATCACACAGCAGGtgttctgtccttctacagcgtctctgaaaccatgactctcctccacagagtccagaccacattcactcagcctctctatGCTGGACTCTGTCTTTACTGGGTTGATGGAACCACAGCAGAGTTGTGTAAAGTGAAATAG
- the LOC130179402 gene encoding tripartite motif-containing protein 16-like, producing the protein MAQKGDQLDRETFCCSICLDLLKDPVTIPCGHSYCMNCIKSFWDEEDEKRIHSCPQCRQTFTPRPVLVKNTMLAALVEKLKKTGLQAAAADHCYAGPEDVACDVCTGRKLKAVKSCLVCLASYCENHLQPHYEAAPLKKHKLVEPSEKLQENICSRHDEVMKMFCRTDQQCICYLCSVDEHKGHDTVSAAAERTERQRELQLRRQEIQQRIQDREKDVKLLRQEVEAINGSADEAVEDSEKTFTELIRLMEKRRSDVKQQIRSQQETEAGRVKELQEKLQQEIAELKRKDAELKQLSHTEDHSHFLHNYPSLSRLSDSTDSSSINIRPLRYFEDVTAAVSQLREKLQDVLTETWTNISLTVSQVDVLLSQPEPKTRADFLKYSQEITVDPNTAYSWLLLSEGNRKATVMSEKQPYPRHPDRFTSHPQVLSRKSLTGRCYWEVEWREGVRVAVSYKNISRAGEESLFGYNDKSWVLYCDQNSFSFMFNNIKTPVSGPRPSRVGVYLDHRAGVLSFYSVSETMTLLHRIQTTFTQPLYAGLRLYYRNATAELCKVK; encoded by the coding sequence ATGGCGCAGAAAGGAGATCAGCTGGACCGGGAGACCTTCTGTTGTTCCATCTGTCTGGATTTACTGAAGGATCCGGTGACTATTCCCTGTGGACACAGCTACTGCATGAACTGTATTAAAAGCTTctgggatgaagaggatgagaagaGAATCCACAGCTGCCCTCAGTGTAGGCAGACCTTCACACCGAGGCCTGTCCTGGTGAAAAACACCATGTTAGCAGCTTTAgtggagaagctgaagaagactggactccaagctgctgctgctgatcactGCTATGCTGGACCTGAAGACGTGGCCTGTGATGTCTGCACTGGGAGGAAACTGAAAGCTGTTAAATCCTGTCTGGTTTGTCTGGCCTCTTACTGTGAGAATCACCTGCAGCCTCATTATGAAGCAGCTccattaaagaaacacaagctggtgGAGCCCTCCGAGAAGCTCCAGGAGAACATCTGCTCTCGTCAcgatgaggtgatgaagatgttctgccgcactgatcagcagtgtatctgttatctctgctctgtggatgAACATAAAGGCCACgacacagtctcagctgcagcagaaaggactgagaggcagagagagctccAGCTGAGGCGACAAGAGATCCAGCAGAGAatccaggacagagagaaagatgtgaagcTGCTTCGACAGGAGGTGGAGGCTATCAATGGCTCTGCTGATGAAGCGGTGGAGGACAGTGAGAAGACCTTCACTGAGCTGATCCGTCTCATGGAGAAAAGACGCtctgatgtgaagcagcagatcagatcccAGCAGGAAACTGAAGCCGGTCGAGTCAAAGAGcttcaggagaagctgcagcaggagatcgctgagctgaagaggaaagacgctgagctgaagcagctctcacacacagaggatcacaGCCACTTTCTACATAACTACCCCTCACTGTCACGACTCAGTGACTCTACAGACTCATCCAGTATCAATATCCGTCCTCTGAGATACTTTGAGGacgtgacagcagctgtgtcacagctcagagagaaacTACAGGACGTTCTGACAGAGACATGGACAAACATCTCACTGACAGTGTCTCAAGTGGATGTTTTACTGTCACAACCAGAGCCCAAAACCAGAGCTGActtcttaaaatattcacaggaaATCACAGTGGATCCCAACACAGCATATTCATGGCTGTTATTAtctgagggaaacagaaaagcaacagtAATGAGTGAAAAACAGCCTTATCCTCGTCATCCAGACAGATTCACTTCACATCCTCAGGTCCTGAGTAGAAAGAGTCTGACTGGACGttgttactgggaggtggagtggagaGAAGGAGTTCGTGTAGCAGTCTCATACAAGAATATCAGCAGAGCAGGGGAGGAAAGTTTATTTGGATATAATGACAAATCTTGGGTGTTATATTGTGatcaaaacagtttttcatttatgttcAACAACATCAAAACTCCAGTCTCAGGTCCTCGGCCCTCCAGAGTAGGAGTGTACCTGGATCACAGAGCAGGtgttctgtccttctacagcgtctctgaaaccatgactctcctccacagaatccagaccacattcactcagcctctctatGCTGGACTTCGGCTTTATTATAGAAACGCCACAGCAGAGTTGTGTAAAGTGAAATAG
- the LOC130179328 gene encoding uncharacterized protein LOC130179328: MISRIASGFRSACKLVRSVFSKSKSKSKVPEETKPTTNFADSHPVNLQQNNYNSEEPECSKRLADAVKERSTKLKHETGPLPVYQIPLIEERINVEGCKCFSFGKESTKGNRTIMVLGATGAGKSTLINGMINYILGVEWEDPYRFKLVDEGQSKSQAESQTSEVTAYRINHQEGFKIEYTLTLVDTPGFGDTRGIERDRMIVEQLRNLFSSELGVSEIDAVCFVAQASLARLTPTQKYVFDSVLSIFGKDVAENIRVLVTFADGKRPQVLEAINASGVPCPKTKDGLPDHFKFNNSALFAQNKSSAAESMSGEDDEDGGFDQMFWNMGTRSMQRFFVALNKVDTKSLTLTKEVLRERKQLEISVENLKKQVKDGLAKLEEIKETAEQLKEHEAEISRNKNFEFEVSVSKPFQVDISDTGFYLTNCQQCHFTCHDDCSIANDANKIDCSVMADGYCTQCPRKCVFSVHYNQKYKWEYKEVKEKKTVKELQKKYLKATEAKMPVQALIDKLRLEYDLVKAEVVTLMERSAQCLNRLKEIALKPNPLSTPEYIDMLIEGEKYEAKPGWKQRVQSLIDMREKADYMAKVERGEKLLQSPTTDSQGFNQGQTKNNDNQDKVLI, translated from the coding sequence ATGATATCTAGAATAGCATCTGGATTTCGCTCAGCTTGCAAGTTAGTTAGATCAGtcttttcaaaatcaaaatcaaaatcaaaagttCCTGAAGAAACAAAGCCAACCACAAATTTTGCTGATTCACATCCTGTTAATTTACAACAAAATAACTATAATTCAGAGGAGCCAGAGTGCAGTAAACGGCTTGCTGATGCTGTTAAAGAAAGAAGCACAAAGCTGAAACATGAGACAGGGCCTCTCCCTGTTTATCAAATTCCCCTGATAGAAGAAAGGATCAATGTGGAGGGGTGTAAATGTTTCAGCTTTGGAAAAGAATCCACTAAAGGTAATCGCACCATAATGGTTCTTGGAGCAACTGGTGCTGGCAAATCAACTCTTATCAATGGGATGATCAATTACATTCTTGGTGTTGAATGGGAGGATCCATATCGGTTTAAGTTAGTTGACGAGGGTCAGTCGAAGTCACAAGCTGAAAGCCAGACTTCTGAAGTCACAGCATATAGAATCAACCATCAGGAGGGCTTTAAGATAGAGTACACACTCACTCTTGTTGACACTCCAGGCTTTGGAGATACAAGAGGCATAGAAAGAGACAGGATGATCGTAGAGCAGCTGCGtaatctcttctcctctgaaCTTGGAGTCAGTGAGATTGACGCTGTGTGTTTCGTCGCTCAGGCTTCTTTAGCACGACTCACACCAACACAGAAATATGTGTTTGATTCAGTTCTCTCAATCTTTGGCAAAGATGTGGCAGAAAACATCAGGGTTCTGGTGACATTTGCAGATGGCAAACGTCCACAAGTTCTCGAGGCGATCAATGCTTCAGGTGTCCCATGTCCTAAAACAAAAGACGGACTGCCAGATCACTTTAAGTTCAATAATTCAGCGTTGTttgcacaaaacaaatcatctgcagcagagagcaTGAGTggggaagatgatgaagatggaggCTTTGATCAGATGTTTTGGAACATGGGGACAAGAAGCATGCAGAggttttttgttgctttaaataAAGTAGACACCAAAAGTTTGACATTGACAAAGGAGGTCctcagagaaagaaagcagctTGAGATTTCGGTTGAGAATTTGAAGAAGCAGGTTAAAGATGGTTTAGCCAAGCTAGAGGAGATAAAAGAGACAGCTGAACAACTTAAAGAGCATGAGGCAGAGATCAGCAGAAATAAGAACTTTGAGTTTGAAGTCAGTGTCTCAAAGCCTTTTCAAGTGGATATTTCTGATACTGGATTTTACCTCACCAACTGTCAGCAGTGTCATTTTACCTGCCACGATGATTGTAGCATTGCAAATGATGCAAATAAAATAGACTGTAGTGTAATGGCGGATGGATACTGCACCCAGTGCccaagaaaatgtgtttttagtgtACATTATAATCAGAAGTACAAATGGGAGTACaaggaagtgaaagaaaaaaaaacagtaaaagagcTGCAAAAAAAGTACCTTAAAGCCACAGAGGCTAAAATGCCTGTGCAGGCACTGATCGACAAACTGAGGCTGGAATATGATCTTGTAAAGGCTGAGGTGGTGACACTAATGGAGAGATCTGCCCAGTGTCTGAACAGACTTAAAGAGATAGCACTTAAGCCAAACCCTCTCTCCACTCCAGAGTACATCGACATGCTCATTGAGGGAGAGAAATATGAAGCCAAACCAGGCTGGAAGCAACGAGTTCAGTCCCTGATAGACATGAGAGAAAAAGCTGACTACATGGCTAAagtagagagaggagaaaaactgCTGCAGAGTCCAACAACTGACTCCCAGGGTTTCAATCAAGGCCAAACAAAGAACAATGACAACCAAGACAAGGTCCTGATTTGA